From a region of the Kwoniella mangroviensis CBS 8507 chromosome 1 map unlocalized Ctg01, whole genome shotgun sequence genome:
- a CDS encoding urate oxidase, whose translation MSTSQDLGYLSAARYGKQLVKIARVVREGDQHFIVEYVIRALLEGDIETSYTEADNTVVVATDSVKNTCNVFAKTSPHVLNPPVFALHLGLHFVTKYAHITKAFIDIEQLKWSRIEVNGKPHKWSFIRDGDEKSLVECVVDASGGKESVKADLKVGMKDLLVLKTSGSAFENFYRDEFTTLADVSDRIFSTSVSIQSTITLPPNTPLTIDNLSDIAKELDFPKLTSQIRKDVLETFAEDESASVQATMYITMQNILKSCPAVKETSMQLPNKHYIPINLSAFKLDNGLGYEGGAEVFHPTADPSGYITATVTRK comes from the exons ATGTCCACCTCACAAGATCTTGGTTATCTATCAGCTGCCAGATATG GTAAACAACTAGTCAAAATCGCTAGAGTGGTCAGAGAGGGAGATCAACATTTCATCGTCGAATACGTTATaagag CCCTTCTCGAAGGGGATATCGAAACTTCTTATACCGAAGCTGATAATACCGTAGTGGTAGCTACTGATAGTG TCAAGAACACATGTAACG TTTTCGCCAAAACCTCACCTCACGTCTTGAACCCACCTGTCTTCGCTTTACACCTAGGACTCCACTTCGTCACGAAGTACGCTCATATCACCAAAGCGTTTATTGATATCGAACAACTTAAATGGTCAAGGATCGAG GTAAATGGTAAACCCCATAAATGGTCTTTTATCCGAGATGGCGATGAGAAATCCCTAGTGGAGTGTGTGGTAGATGCTTCGGGTGGTAAAGAAAGTGTTAAAGCGGATTTGAAAGTTGGTATGAAAGATTTACTTG TGCTCAAAACTAGTGGTTCGGCGTTTGAGAACTTCTACAGGGATGAATTCACCACGCTTGCAG ATGTATCCGATCGaatcttctctacctccgtatcaatccaatctaccattACTCTCCCACCCAATACTCCATTGACCATCGATAACTTGTCTGATATCGCCAAAGAACTCGATTTCCCTAAATTGACCAGTCAAATTAGGAAAGATGTATTGGAGACTTTTGCTGAGGATGAAAGTGCAAGTGTACAG GCAACAATGTACATTACCATGCAAAACATCCTCAAATCCTGCCCTGCAGTTAAAGAAACTTCCATGCAATTACCCAACAAGCATTACAT CCCAATAAACTTGTCCGCTTTCAAGCTTGATAATGGTCTAGGATACGAGGGAGGTGCAGAGGTGTTCCACCCCACGGCTGATCCTAGTGGTTATATCACTGCTACGGTGACTAGGAAATAG
- a CDS encoding T-complex protein 1, zeta subunit: protein MSSSIELINPRAESIRRTQALQVNTAGAVGLANVVKSNLGPRGTIKMLVDGSGQIKMTKDGKVLLSEMQIQNPTAAMIARTAVAQDEQVGDGTTSVVLLVGELLKQADRYIQEGVHPRVIGEGFDLAKKEALKFLDDFRQTPTMDRSNLISVAHTSLSTKLHSKLAQKLSADVVDAVLAIQPPENEHGSKRDPIDLHMIEIMKMQHKTDTDTTLIRGLVLDHGARHPDMPKRVENAFVLSLNVSLEYEKTEVNSGFFYSSAEQREKLVESERRFVDAKLQKIVEFKNQVCDVTVGSDEKPKNFVIINQKGIDPMSLDVLAKNGIFALRRAKRRNMERLQFACGGVAQNSVDDLTPDVLGWAGLVYEHTLGEEKYTFVEDVKEPKSVTMLIKGPNAHTMTQIQDALRDGFRSVKNAVEDNSLIPGAGAFEIACSAHLQTALKSTKGRAKLGVLAFAEALLIIPKTLAQNGGFDVQDSIVALQQEQEETDDPVGLDLKSGEPINPVLEGIWDNYRVKRQMLHGAATIGVNLLNVDEVLRAGRSSLKPEGPGP, encoded by the exons ATGTCAAGCAGTATCGAGCTCATCAATCCCCGGGCGGAGAGCATCCGTCGTACTCAGGCCTTACAAGTCAACACT GCCGGTGCAGTCGGTCTTGCAAATGTCGTCAAATCCAATCTTG GACCAAGAGGTACGATTAAGATGCTTGTAGATGGATCAGGTCAGATCAAAATgaccaag GATGGAAAAGTATTATTGTCAGAAATGCAAATTCAG AACCCCACTGCAGCTATGATAGCTCGTACTGCCGTAGCTCAAGATGAGCAAGTAGGAGATGGTACTACCTCAGTAGTCCTGTTGGTCGGAGAACTGTTGAAACAGGCAGATAGGTATATTCAGGAAGGTGTACATCCTAGAGTGATAGGCGAAGGGTTTGATTTAGCCAAGAAGGAAGCTTTGAAG TTCCTAGACGATTTCAGACAAACTCCCACAATGGATCGATCCAACTTGATTTCCGTCGCTCACACATCCCTCTCTACGAAACTTCATTCCAAACTCGCTCAAAAACTCTCTGCCGACGTTGTCGATGCCGTATTGGCCATCCAACCTCCCGAAAATGAGCATGGCTCTAAGAGAGATCCAATCGACTTGCATATGATCGAAATCATGAAAATGCAACACAAGACTGATACCGACACGACTTTGATTAGAGGTCTGGTATTGGATCATGGAGCTAGACATCCCGACATGCCTAAGAGGGTTGAGAATGCTTTTGTGTTGAGTTTGAATGTTTCGTTGGAATATGAGAAAAC CGAGGTAAACTCAGGATTCTTCTACTCTTCAGCCGAACAACGTGAAAAATTGGTAGAATCCGAACGTCGATTTGTTGATGCAAAATTACAAAAGATTGTGGAGTTCAAGAATCAAGTTTGTGATGTTACTGTGGGATCGGATGAGAAACCCAAGAACTTCgttatcatcaatcaaaaaGGTATTGATCCGATGTCTTTGGATGTTTTGGCTAAGAACGGAATCTTCGCGTTGAGGAGagcgaagaggaggaatatggagag ATTACAATTCGCTTGTGGTGGTGTTGCCCAAAATTCGGTCGATGATCTCACTCCTGATGTACTTGGTTGGGCTGGTTTGGTGTACGAACATACTCTCGGAGAGGAGAAGTACACTTTCgtggaagatgtcaaagagCCAAAGAGTGTTACCATGTTgatcaagg GTCCCAACGCACACACCATGACTCAAATTCAAGATGCTCTCCGAGACGGATTCCGATCCGTGAAAAATGCCGTCGAAGACAACTCCCTAATTCCAGGTGCGGGTGCATTCGAAATTGCCTGTTCAGCGCATCTACAAACTGCTCTCAAATCTACCAAAGGAAGAGCCAAATTGGGTGTATTGGCATTCGCCGAAGCTCTTTTGATCATTCCCAAGACATTAGCACAGAATGGTGGATTTGACGTGCAAGATTCGATTGTCGCGTTacaacaagaacaagaagagacgGATGATCCTGTAGGATTGGATTTGAAATCGGGCGAACCTATCAATCCTGTTTTGGAAGGTATTTGGGACAATTACAGAGTAAAGAGACAGATGTTACATGGAGC TGCTACGATCGGTGTCAATttgttgaatgttgatgaagTTCTGAGGGCTGGTAGATCTTC ATTGAAACCTGAGGGACCTGGACCatag